Proteins encoded by one window of Nicotiana tabacum cultivar K326 chromosome 10, ASM71507v2, whole genome shotgun sequence:
- the LOC107817685 gene encoding uncharacterized protein LOC107817685 → MLLSPGHSPRHLSTPSPSPSVAEQNPNSTLITTTNNNSSSTVPINKHRNKVLDEDTYVAAIEKIIERDFFPDIPKLRDRLDWLEAVRTGDPVQIRDAQLKIIERRGGKAVGSNTGGKFRTPGSTFFRNSTTPFDDPYKTPTPSVVKGNNLSSASDNAEGDGEVDVDVSLTLDEFFRRYTSEDNESFSKIIEKVNRKRKEKYGYLLEGEKGEDVMLIEDSKRAKVVTDGYGTSDQPVATLEGWKYCAKNLLMYHPADNGEVALTEEERAERLKGLTKEISKVNTRFHGKMMESQPKEDETVAVLYTPVHGATPVYFHDRGEDKLKRYDLEDLRKTPNQFFVESGKKAENGYSFVKTPSPAPGADESPFITWGEIEGTPLRLEQEDTPIDIGGRGEGPQYKIPMPPSRDMKAHSLSREAARKLRERSKKFQKPPLPSPVRGGSASPSARTLSPAAQKFMRKAIAKSSHTLDESLRASYRGASPGLCTPKTGRSLSRLGREGSADSRSPSVREGSNPPW, encoded by the coding sequence ATGTTGTTATCGCCGGGCCACTCCCCCCGCCACCTTTCAACACCGTCTCCTTCACCGTCTGTCGCCGAGCAAAACCCTAATTCAACCCTTAtcaccaccaccaacaacaatTCATCTTCAACAGTACCAATCAACAAACACCGTAACAAAGTACTAGACGAAGACACCTACGTGGCTGCAATAGAGAAAATAATCGAGCGCGATTTCTTCCCGGATATCCCAAAGCTTCGTGATCGGCTCGATTGGCTAGAAGCGGTTCGCACAGGCGACCCGGTTCAAATCCGAGATGCTCAGTTAAAAATCATCGAGCGAAGGGGAGGTAAAGCTGTTGGATCCAACACTGGAGGTAAATTTCGAACCCCCGGTTCAactttctttcgaaattccactACCCCCTTTGATGATCCTTATAAAACCCCTACCCCTAGTGTAGTTAAGGGTAATAATTTGTCTAGTGCTAGTGATAATGCTGAGGGTGATGGTGAGGTGGATGTGGACGTGTCATTGACGTTAGATGAGTTTTTTAGGAGGTATACGAGCGAGGACAATGAGAGTTTTTCGAAGATAATTGAGAAAGTTAACAGAAAAAGGAAGGAGAAATATGGGTATTTGTTGGAAGGTGAAAAAGGGGAGGATGTTATGTTGATTGAGGATTCTAAGAGGGCCAAGGTAGTTACTGATGGATATGGGACGTCGGATCAGCCAGTGGCTACATTGGAAGGGTGGAAATATTGTGCTAAGAATTTGCTGATGTATCATCCGGCTGATAATGGGGAGGTAGCCTTGACCGAAGAGGAAAGAGCTGAGAGGCTCAAGGGATTGACGAAAGAGATTAGTAAGGTGAATACGAGGTTTCATGGTAAAATGATGGAGTCTCAGCCTAAAGAGGACGAGACAGTGGCTGTGCTTTATACACCCGTTCATGGGGCGACTCCTGTTTATTTTCATGATAGAGGTGAGGACAAGTTGAAGAGGTATGATTTGGAAGATCTGCGGAAGACCCCAAATCAGTTCTTTGTTGAGTCGGGAAAGAAGGCTGAGAATGGATATAGTTTTGTTAAGACTCCTTCGCCCGCGCCTGGTGCGGATGAATCTCCGTTTATAACATGGGGAGAAATTGAAGGAACGCCTCTAAGGCTGGAGCAGGAGGACACACCCATTGATATTGGCGGAAGAGGTGAAGGCCCTCAATATAAGATACCAATGCCACCCTCTAGAGATATGAAGGCTCATTCTTTATCTCGTGAGGCTGCTCGTAAGTTGAGGGAGAGGTCAAAGAAGTTTCAGAAACCACCATTACCTTCACCAGTTAGAGGAGGGAGTGCTAGTCCAAGTGCACGCACTCTTTCACCTGCTGCACAGAAGTTTATGCGAAAGGCAATCGCCAAGTCTTCTCACACTTTAGATGAGTCTCTTCGAGCAAGTTACCGTGGTGCAAGTCCTGGATTGTGTACTCCCAAAACTGGTAGGAGTTTGTCAAGGTTAGGAAGAGAAGGTAGTGCAGATTCCAggtcaccatctgtaagagaggGCTCTAATCCTCCTTGGTAA